Proteins co-encoded in one Plasmodium coatneyi strain Hackeri chromosome 7, complete sequence genomic window:
- a CDS encoding SICA antigen gives MWSDGDIGADLKKLSTAMTSVRKAVGDECQDFQGNGGTNGPANKKACELIVKGLEHIYKIPVDGKDSPKHQKDNQLFKRTMSCILLNALADKLLTAGTSCGITEVGIKKMFQRGNEKMDDWCKIGGEANCVKCERITNLKDCEIGEEGNKTNVKDKVKGMLDNDENNKPEIEQGLEEITNICQTTYSTNHQLDAQAAKPPRPTNEIDMVDTILPEAGGPATIELSTGTVKLPPEPDPKLLEGVTGGEEGPSVPLPQAPGGIKPQGPRKLTIEGIVPSDLLTPYIPTIPVFLGISAMTYLLWKYFGILRKTRKRYRRAYQIRGPILQEQIMDHADQPRPREYTLVKECKPRSTPKIRRKRESPGRRVNRRMIIDIHLEVLDECQKGDIHSTKEDFFEILVQEFMGSEFMKEKSVSEVNVPKEVVPKEQVQSSHSWFREEDFIPKENFISKEGVP, from the exons ATGTGGAGTGATGGTGATATCGGGGCAGATTTAAAGAAACTTTCTACTGCTATGACTAGTGTTAGAAAAGCTGTGGGGGATGAATGTCAAGACTTTCAGGGTAACGGTGGTACAAATGGCCCTGCTAATAAGAAGGCATGTGAGCTCATTGTAAAGGGATtagaacacatatataagattCCTGTAGATGGAAAGGACAGCCCCAAGCACCAGAAGGATAACCAATTATTCAAGAGAACAATGTCTTGTATCCTACTCAATGCATTAGCAGATAAATTGCTCACCGCAGGAACTTCCTGTGGTATCACAGaagtaggaataaaaaaaatgtttcagagaggaaatgaaaagatgGATGATTGGTGTAAGATTGGGGGTGAAGCTAACTGTGTTAAGTGTGAAAGGATAACTAACCTTAAAGATTGTGAAATAGGCGAAGAGGGTAATAAAACCAATGTAAAGGACAAAGTGAAAGGAATGCTTGACAATGATGAGAACAATAAGCCAGAAATAGAGCAAGGTCTGGAAGAAATAACTAACATATGTCAGACCACTTATTCCACCAATCACCAACTTGATGCACAAGCTGCTAAACCTCCGCGCCCTACAAATGAGATCGATATGGTAGATACCATCCTTCCTGAAGCTGGTGGCCCCGCTACTATTGAACTGTCTACAGGTACTGTGAAACTTCCGCCAGAACCTGATCCTAAATTATTGGAAGGGGTGACAGGTGGTGAGGAAGGTCCATCGGTGCCTCTTCCTCAAGCTCCAG GTGGAATTAAACCACAGGGACCGAGGAAGTTAACGATTGAAGGGATCGTCCCTTCCGACCTCCTTACTCCATAcattcctaccattcctgtgtTCCTTGGTATCTCTGCTATGAcctatctcctttggaag tactttggaattcttcgtaaaacaagaaaacgttacagaagagcttatCAAATACGTGGTCCAATCTTACAAGAACAAATCATGGACCATGCGGACCAACCTCGTCCAcgtgaatataccttagtaaaggaatgCAAGCCAAGATCAACACCAAagataaggaggaaaagggaaagtccTGGCCGTCGTGTCaatcgccgcatgattattgatattcatttagaagtcttagacgaatgtcaaaaaggggacatacattcgacgaaggaggacttttttgaaattttggttcaagaattcatGGGATCAGAGTTCatgaaagagaaaagtgTTTCTGAAgttaatgttcctaaggaagttgttcctaaggaacaggttcaaagttCACATTCctggtttagggaagaagactttattcctaaggaaaacTTTAtctctaaggaaggtgttccttag
- a CDS encoding SICA antigen, translating to MFLWKVFLRKIFLMSRFQMQLMWKIKEWIDDFFKDANNYDDSGVGETWCESKYSRKEKMEGIDKEWCTFIFENLWRIQKISPHEGEMDIGKELQAHVYCAIMRVWLHLYVGKYCGAKEVMEHAAHGVNTLCDGFTDGIMCYKCEYGELKSMKVGGVDALKYIWGKTKGGKGLIREAYSKMDKDPCPQEYSKSGKGEGIWKDMKEVFNDMMDNIQRDGFNDKGYCSERGWNPKTKELCKILLRLQFWIDGLVQKWEGVENWGPQGYFHWVKREDNNITPKKKELQSYYRCLLGKVTMMKMLLPHCDLNKVVDVVQGGVDGIRKTRVFSDGNQLCKGLELKSLKMGGRLIWQQISEWIDNYTNKWKVNRPDRDPVGDNTLLYSGGLFNW from the exons atgtttttatggaaggtgttcctaaggaaaattttcctgatgagcaggttccaa ATGCAACTAATGTGGAAGATTAAGGAATGGATTGACGATTTTTTTAAGGATGCAAATAATTATGATGATAGTGGAGTAGGGGAGACCTGGTGTGAAAGTAAATATAGccgtaaggaaaaaatggaaggaatagaCAAAGAGTggtgcacatttattttcgaaaatttatggagaatacaaaaaataagccCTCATGAAGGGGAAATGGACATTGGTAAGGAACTACAGGCGCACGTGTATTGTGCTATTATGAGGGTATGGTTGCACCTATACGTAGGGAAATATTGTGGCGCAAAGGAAGTTATGGAACACGCTGCCCATGGAGTAAACACATTGTGCGACGGTTTCACAGATGGGATAATGTGTTATAAGTGTGAATATGGAGAATTGAAGAGTATGAAGGTAGGTGGTGTAGATGCCTTAAAATACATATGGGGTAAAACGAAGGGAGGGAAGGGACTTATACGAGAAGCGTACAGCAAAATGGATAAAGATCCATGTCCACAGGAATACAGTAAAAGTGGAAAGGGA gaaggaatatggAAAGACATGAAAGAAGTCTTCAACGACATGATGGATAATATACAGAGGGATGGGTTTAATGATAAAGGGTACTGTTCCGAGAGAGGCTGGAACCCTAAAACTAAGGAGCTATGCAAAATTCTATTGCGATTACAATTCTGGATCGATGGATtagtgcaaaaatgggaaggggTAGAAAATTGGGGCCCACAGGGGTACTTCCATtgggtaaaaagggaagataataatattacaccaaaaaaaaaggaactacaATCGTATTATAGATGTCTACTTGGGAAAGTAACCATGATGAAAATGTTACTACCACATTGTGACCTGAATAAAGTAGTAGATGTAGTTCAGGGTGGAGTGGACGGGATAAGGAAAACTAGGGTTTTTAGTGATGGGAATCAATTATGTAAAGGACTGGAACTCAAGAGTTTAAAAATGGGAGGAAGGTTAATTTGGCAGCAGATTAGTGAATGGATAGATAACTATA CAAATAAATGGAAAGTTAACCGACCCGACAGGGACCCGGTAGGAGACAATACACTCCTCTATAGTGGAGGACTATTCAATTGGTAG
- a CDS encoding SICA antigen: MLLLLIYTYFALGKERTRYRRAPQIPGPTVQEQLLDHVDDQADGQHAYTLVKERKQPRSTPQKRGKQVGKRADSRGVGRRMIIDIHLEVLDECQKERLHLTKEDFFESLVQEFMGSKFMEEEENVPMVDVPKEQVPSSEFGV; this comes from the exons ATGCTTCTCCTTCTAATCTATACa tatttTGCCCTCGGCAAAGAAAGAacacgttacagaagagctcctCAAATCCCTGGTCCAACTGTacaagaacaactccttgatcatgtggacgaccaggcagatggtcaacatgcatataccttagtaaaggaacgaaaacaacCAAGATCAACACCACAGAAAAGAGGGAAACAAGTTGGTAAGCGTGCTGATAGCCGTGGTGTtggtcgccgcatgattattgatattcatttagaagtcttagacgaatgtcaaaaggaGCGCCTGCATttgacgaaggaagacttttttgaaagtTTGGTTCAAGAGTTCATGGGATCAAAATTcatggaagaggaagaaaatgttcctatggtagatgttcctaaggaacaggttccaagttcagagttcggggtttag
- a CDS encoding SICA antigen: MSSNSGQFDKLKKEWLVENGYEKSSRKNAGETALLMKMRGWIDGMLKEMMKEDTDETYEGECEKMNTGTEKMKKGEKEVCALILKNLLNIKTMSGAQCGIGSADERMKEYVQCAILKMWSALYLTEHCHSWSAVESAFNAVKNLGILLGGGSECKECGYNSVMEHMEVGKMNILGVIRGAIEEEPKVMGLIKSTGEKKDCKGQEDPLTKLGLQTNGGATTTTSTSGQQQHQTHQGQNVTPQPKKMTTQQFNFISKLITNWVKTHGMKDVDKMGVINNNYGRRIT; the protein is encoded by the exons ATGTCTTCCAACAGTGGACAGTTtgacaaattgaaaaaagagtGGTTAGTGGAAAATGGATATGAAAAAAGTAGCAGGAAGAATGCAGGGGAG ACGGCGTTGTTAATGAAAATGAGGGGTTGGATTGATGGAATGTTAAAAGAAATGATGAAGGAGGATACTGATGAAACCTATGAAGGAGAatgcgaaaaaatgaatacaggaacagagaaaatgaagaaaggggagaaggaagtatgTGCTCTTATTTTGAAGAATTTGTTGAACATAAAAACAATGAGTGGGGCTCAATGTGGAATAGGAAGTGCTGATGAGAGAATGAAGGAGTATGTCCAATGTGCAATACTGAAGATGTGGTCAGCCCTGTATCTAACGGAACACTGCCATTCATGGAGTGCTGTAGAGAGTGCATTTAATGCAGTAAAAAATCTAGGGATCCTCCTTGGTGGAGGATCTGAATGTAAGGAGTGCGGGTATAATAGTGTAATGGAGCATATGGAAGTAgggaaaatgaatatattagGAGTTATTCGTGGTGCTATAGAGGAGGAACCAAAAGTTATGGGATTAATAAAGAGTACAGGTGAGAAGAAGGATTGTAAGGGACAAGAGGATCCTCTAACAAAATTAGGTCTCCAGACTAATGGTGGTGCTACGACTACAACGTCAACAAGTgggcaacaacaacatcaaaCACATCAGGGACAGAATGTAACACCgcaaccaaaaaaaatgacaacacAGCAGTTTAATTTCATCTCCAAATTAATAACAAATTGGGTAAAAACGCACGGTATGAAGGATgtggacaaaatgggggtaataaataataattatggAAGGAGGATcacataa